The DNA sequence CTAAGCCTCTCCCAGCTGAGATGTACATAGCACTGTTGGAGTCTTCGAGTAACATTCAGTGACCTACCCCATATCCGATATTTCCAGAGTTAGACGAGTATGAGAGGAGTGACCCAGAgaatctggagaaggaagaaaagaaacatctgagTGACAGCTATGTTGCTTCTGTTCTGGGTGCTTCATCTCTATTAGTACAAGAAGACTTTCCCAGCCTTGTGAGGTATTACTGccctcatttgaaaaataaggatCCCAAGGGTCAGAGGAGTTTGATAATTTGCACAGGGGCACACTGCTAGTAAATAGcataaaaatgtttactcttcTGATCCCAAAGCCTACTGTATTTTCAATACAAGGTCATCCACAAATCTCTCAATCTCTATATTGAGCAACTGCTGGAGACAGGTGGGAGCCTTCCTAGGGACAGAACGGTGGGCCAGTTGTGTCTGTGGGCAGTGTGGGCTGATTGTGACCAGGAGTGTGCCCTCTCTCCTAGATGAGCAAAGCTAATCAAAGCCGTGACAGCCCCTGCTCCAGGTAAGGGGCAATTTCTGCCCTGGGGCTAAAGAGCAGTCTCCAGGGCAGGGTCCCCACCCCATTGGGAAACTGGAGTAAACTGCCCCGGGGGAGGGACTTCCGATTTTAAGACGAGTGGACAAGGGTCAGAAGGGATAAGACAGGGGCTTGCCAGGGGTGGCGGAGTACCTAAGGGTCACTCTTGAATCACCTGCTATGAAGCGCTGGAGCCACATGCACGGTGTCTAACCGCTTAAGCCTCACCCCTGCGCTCGGACCGCAGCGTTttacccccgccccccctccccccccccgggtCCTGCTCGCTAAGATCCCAACAGAACACTAGATTTTCCGGAATCGTGCTTCGGCTGTAATGTAGGTTTTAGCCACTGGGAGCTGCTCGGCCATCGCTGACCCACCTTCCTCAGGAGTGCGCTCCCCACTTAGGCTTTCATCCACTGTGTGGTATCTGTGTAACGACTAGTGCCCTCTATCTCCTCCTTATCCTGGCCCCAACAGTTCAACTTCAATAAAGCATAAAGTCCGGCCAAACCCGTCTCAGTAACGTTGCAATAGGTGGGTGAGACAGGGTGGGAGGTGCCGGAGAGGCATCCGCGATTTCCGCGGGAACCGACGACCAATCGGATTCCCGCGTAGGACGGGGTGTTTCctcgcctccccccgccccttccctttCCGCCAAGAGCGCTCTCTCACCCCATTGGACGGCGCTTCTAGCCCGAGGGCTCTGTGCCTGCGCACGCACTGGCGACGGCAGAGGCGGGGCAGCTCTTGCGTGGGGGTGGAGCTAGAAGAAGCAGCACGCAGGCGCAATGTGCGCCGGCGGACGGGGGGTGGGATGCTGAGGACGTGAGGGTTTTCCGTTTGTTTGGATGTGGGCGGTACGCGCACAGCCCGGGAAAAGCGGTAAATGGCGGCGCCGAGCGCGGCCTCCCGGCCCTGTCTGCACCGAAAGGAGGTAATGGCCGCTGACAGAGGGCGCAGGTGAGTGAGTGAGGGTCGCACAGGTCCTTAGTTGGGCCCAGGGAAGGGAATACGGATCATGGCCCTGGCGCCTCCTCCCCTCGGAGCCCCTGGAAGCAGCAGTGTCCACCCGTGCAGCCAAGGGTGGGAGGCCAGGCGAGTCCCCGAGGGGCGCGCGAGCGGCGGGCTTCCTCTCGGCCCTGTCCCTCGTGAGCCGACTGCCCCAGCCTGCTTTGACCAACCCCAGGGGTCTCTGGACATGAGGAGCTCTCCGGTACTGCCGAATCTCGGCTTCTCTTAAAGATTCtctatcctttctttctctctactcctATATGAGGAACTTTGCCCCCTTAAAAGCGGATGACATCTGCAGACCTCGCAGTTCTCCCTGATGTGCATTTGATTTGGATTGACTGTGTCATGACACGTATTGCTTTGGGTACAGTGATCAGGTTTTCAAAGCAGTCGACACGGGCTTTAGGGGTTGAGTACTTTGAAAGGACGAGGTGGTTCCGAGACTCCCAGTGTGTCTCCCCGCCTCTGCCCCAGTTATATCATTTCATGGCAGGCATCACCCTGGATAACATTTTAATGCCTCGTGGTCCGGACCCAGAAGATTAACTtcgggctttggagccagaacctgcagaaaaacacagaatccagaCGTAGGAATTCCTTTTgtgtccttttctccttttcctcctccccttccatctGTGGCCTGCAGTTCTAGATGATTATGATTACTTTGGGAAAGTCCACAATTGAGACTTTGGCCTAAAGTGGAATGCAGAAAGCAGCAGGTGTGTGGAGAATGGATAATGCTTCTGATTAAACCTAATTGACAATTTAAGTCTAGAACTTGAAAGAGTTAAGAATTGTGAGTCAGTTAGTGAATTGTGAGTATGGGTGAGATTGAATAGGGAGAGGCTCTTTGAGGGGGTTCCTAATGGAATGTCAACATTCAAGGGCAGGCTACAGATCTTGTGAAGGAACAGGAACAGTTGGCGGAGAGAGGGACTGGAGAGAAAGTATCAGGGAAACCAAGGGAGGAGAAAATTTGAAATGCCGCTGGTAAACTAAGGGAAGAAACTTGAGGAAACCTGCTTCACCAATGATAGGTATCTTAAGGAAATACCCAGCATCTCCAGCTGTGATGTTGTCTTGCAGTTGGCctgataacatttatttttaccagaGTTTCATATATGCCATCATTGTTACTGGCTTGGTGTTTTCTAAGGTGattcttttatatatgtattttttagatgtctatttattcactcattaattaatttattatttaagagagaacaagcacaagcaggggagaggggcagagggagagagagcatctcaagcaggctccacgctcagcacaaagccccatgcagggcttgatcccatgaccttgggatcatgacccaacccaaaatcaagagtcagacactcaactgagtcactcagtcaccctaaagatttttttattttaatttttttaaagtttatttatttcaagagagagagcacaggaagggcagggagagaatctcaagcaggctccacactgccggctgagccggacacggggctcaattccacagctgactctgagatcatgacctgggccaatatcaagagtcagacacttaaccaactgagccatccaggtgccccactttttttttttttttaaactaatctctgcacccaacgtggggctcaaactcacaaacccgggatcaagagttgctcactctgccgactgagccagccaggcgcccctaaggtgaTTTCTTAAATAAGGTTTTTGATTTCTCCAGATCTATTGTAGCAGGTTTCTACTGAAGGTTTGGGGTCATGGGAGTATTTCTAATAAATAGAAACCCGAAGCTTAAATGGAGTTTCAAACATCACTGTCCCAAACCCTAAACTTAACCGAAGTTGGCTGCTTCCAATCTTGGGAATGTTTTGCTGACCACTTCCTCTGCCTTAAGGTCCACATGCCTTCCTCCTCTTGGGTCTCTCAGCTCTTCCAGgactctgcttttccttcctctatATATCTCTAACCTAGAGTTAAGCCAAGTGCATCCTATAAATGCATGGTATTTAACTGATTCTAAGATGCAAATtcctcatcccccctcccccacattttaatatctttgaAATCAGTATGCATCTTTAAATAGGCTTTAAAGTTATAAAGTGAAGCTGTTATCTCATCCCTTTCCCGCCGTCAGACCCTTACTGTTATCATCTTCTTGGGAACTAAGCAGGCTGGTGAGCTCTGGGTTTATGTAAACTAGGCACAGAGATGATATATATTAGaaatgggaattttaaaattcataaacaGAAGCTGGTCTCTTTCCAAACCAATAGCAAAACCAAGAATCCTTGAAATAGCCATCTCTATTAAATTACCAAAAGAATTTAGCCTTTATGTTTTAACTCTTTAAAGTGATCTCAAGTTATGTTGATTCTGTTTGTCGTCTGTATTTACTGTGACTTTCTGTCATACTTTCTACTTACCCAGTTCTTATTTCTAGCATCATTTTGTCACAGgaacttaagttttaaaaaccatAGGTATAAGTGGGATAGagagtacgtgtgtgtgtgtgtacacttatctcatttatttcGTGTTAAAGCCAGCGATTGGCTTGAACTTTTGCcattgtattaaattattttattcctcaCCCGGGATCATTTTAAACATATCATTTATAGCAGCCTAGATAAATAATGCAAAAGGTTTTCTGGagtaatcttttaattttttttttttaatttttttaatgtctttatttttgagagagagggacagagcacgagtgggggaggggcagagagagagacagacagacacacagagtggggaagcaggctccaggctcaaagctgtcagcccagaacccgatgcggggctccaacccacaaactgcgagatcatgacctgagccaccaaagtcggacacttaaccaactgagccacccaggccccctggaaTAATCTCTTAATTGAAATTGGTGTGTCAGAGGAATATTTCTTctcataaatatatgtgtgtttctgtgtgtatcATTTTTTCAAGATAGGTATTTTCCTCCCCTAGACAGACTAATTCATCTCAGAGGATGGTCTCAGTTTAACATACTCCATAAAAAATTATACGTTATTTCTTTATGACCAGTGTGTTACTGCTGAATACTGCTTTGATTTTAACCAGATTCaataaaatatgcttaatatTGGTTATTGCAGTCCTATTCTTTGTGTTCTGTCTACCCACAGCTGTTCCATTCTACTCTTCTGTGCCAAATCTTATACCTGACAGCCTTTCCCTCTGCCTTAAATCTGTAGGATACTGGGAGTGTGTGGCATGCATCCTGACCATCAGGAAGCACTAAAAAAGAACCGAGTGGTACTGGCCAAACAACTTTTGCTGAGTGAACTGTTAGAACACCTCCTAGAGAAGGACATCATCACCTTGGAAATGAGGGAGCACATTCAGGTATTTGGAAGCAAAAGAGAAacgccaaataaataaattggtcgTGGGAATAGGACAAAGTATGGCAAGGATGTAGAGCCTtactaaggaaatgaaaatgcccTTCTACCCTAAAGCCTTAAACAGAAAAGACATATAATTTAAGAATAATAGGAAAGACTTCCCCCCATACATGTATTTTTCCTGTAAAAGGATTCTTGAGATTACTAGGAAGGTCGTCTGGAGAGAGAAAATTATAGCTGGATAAGTAAATATGAtttcatgttgttgttgttttttatcttaGGCCAAAGTGGGCAGTTTCAGCCAAAATGTGGAACTTCTCAACTTGCTGCCCAAGAGGGGTCCCCAGGCTTTTAATGCCTTCTGTGTGGCCCTGAGGGAGACCAAGCAGGGTCATCTGGAGGATCTGTTGCTCACTACCCTCTCTGATCTTCAGCATGCAATCCCACCGGTATGGAGCCCTAGACATGTggtgtgttgagaaggattcgTTTGGTGGGAAAGGAATTTTTGAGATGGGGCTGGGGAGACTAGATGATGGTTTTATTCAGACTGGATCATCTCCTTAAGACCTGGTATGATGGGTCCTGGTTTCTTACAGTTGAGCTGTGACAACGACTGGAGTCTCCCCTTCCCGATGTGTGAGTCCTGTCCCCCTCACAAGCAACTCCGCCTGTCTCCAGGTGAGAATCGATGGCATAACACGTCCCACAGATTGACTTGTTTCTTGACTGGTATCTGACTTTGCCCTAGCACGATTCCTATTTATATTCATACTGGGAATAGTTTCCTCAGTGAATTTGTTAGGGACTAGCAGGAAAGTTTAGATGGGGTATTGGTTGGGCCTGCTTCCTTCCATCACAGATGATTTTTCCACAGTATTTAGCCCTTAGCTCAGGTATAGGTAGGAAATTCCTACCCAAGTGGCTTGGCTCCTTAAAGCCGCTACTTTAGAACGAGCAAAGACTACATTTTGGGCCACTAGCCTGCTGACTGAGTAGCCTATTGATTAGAACAAGGCTTTTATCAGATACCCCATTCAGTACGGTATGTGGGAGGGTAATCCAGCAGTGAGCAAAAGCACATAGGGTCTCTGCCCTCTGGATTTGACAGTTTTGGGGAGTGAGCAGAATCGCTAATTATTAAAACCCCAGTTCAACAGGGTACCTTAAGTTACAATGAAGTACTAGGATTGACACAGATTGTATACTAGTGTTTTTGGCTCTCTGTGCCACAGATGCTGTGGAACACTCCCTAGACAATGGAGATGGTCCTCCCTGCCTTCAGGTGAAGCCTTGCACTCCCGAGTTTTATCAAACACACTACCAGCTGGTGAGTCATGCAGAATGCAAGAGGAAGAGTTGGGAAATGGGAGACCCTTCCTAGGCATCTGAACTTAGATTGTGTATATATCTCCTTCCTGCTTTATTAGTCAGAAAGGCATTACTGATTGGTTATCTTCTCCGGGCATTTCTCTGTATTGACCTGGTGGGGTTAACGAAAATAGGAtggctttgttttcttgaaatgtgTCGGATTTTTTAGTTGGGGAGACATAGTCTGTGTCCATAAGAAGCTCTAATtggcctcccccacacccccatcctGCCCCAGGCCTATAGGTTGCAGTCTCGGCCTCGTGGCCTGGCACTGGTGCTGAGCAATGTACACTTCACTGGAGAGAAAGACCTGGAATTTCGCTCTGGAGGGGATGTGGACCACAGCACTCTGGTCACCCTTTTCAAGCTCTTAGGCTACAAAGTCCATGTTCTACTTGACCAGACTGCACAGGTACATCTAATGTGTGCATTGGAGGGCTGGGCAACACTTTGGGGCCAGGAACATTCACTGCTCTTCTACCTGCTGGATAGATGTTACTCAGGTGTTACTCAAATtatggtgggttttttgttgtttttgggtgtttttttttaatttttcttaatgtttatttttgagagagagggagacacggaatccaaagcaggctccaggctctgagctgtcagcacagaacccagtgcaggtctcaaactcatgagccgtgagatcgtgacctgagccgaagtcggacactaaactgactgagccacccaggtgcccctcaagttctATTTTCCTTTGTACCTTTTTACTCATTCTGTTCTGTGTCTTGCCTTGCaagctagttaaaaaaaaaaaaaaaaaagaattcaggccAGCCAGCAGCTCCAGTGTTAAGCTTAGGGTCACTGTGCTCTCCTGAGCAATACCAGTCCCAGTTTGGGTTCTTACTCTTCCATGTTCAGAAACTTGGTTCGCAGTCACTCAGAATGTGAGGAGACACTGAGATTCTCCCAGCCAATCAGGAAAGATACTTCTAAGCCATGATGACACAGGACATTTACTTCTTGGTTGATATTGTTGCTTACAAGTCCAGTTATTGTTGAAAAGATTACTTTGGCAGATAAAATTCTTGCAAGTGAGAGTTTGCTAGAACTGTCCTTGGCAGTTTCCATGAATTAACATGGAAAAATTCCTTACCCTTACCAGTTGTGTGACCACAAGACAGATCTTAGAGTAGATTACTTCCGGACTAGATTCCTACAAATCGCAAGCATTTTCATTGTGTGCTATTCCCTGTTTCCCTGTTAACCCCAATTACTGAGCCGTACTGCTGACTTAGTTACCTTTAGGTATTTCTCTTCTGGAATTGATGATAGCCTATTGGTAAATAGAtattaatcttcattttttttcccatttccatccttttgttctttttaagtttttattttaattccagttagttaacatacagtgttatgttagttgcatgtatacaatatagtaattcaatacttcatacatcaccctgtgctcatcatgacaagtgcactccttaatccccatcacctatttaacccatctctccACCCCTAATTCTTCATTTTGATTCCAGAATAATAGTACTTTCTCAAATTTGCTTTTGGGAACATCAGTGGTAAAATCAGAGTTTCTAGGAAATTCACTTTGACTTGTTGAGATAGGAAatctttgttttgtcttcagCATTGTCTGTGgtcttcatttctgtttctcagcTATCTCCTATGAGAATGATTGTATACATGCTGTACTTTTGGTAAGGCCAGTTTCAACAGTAGATACCTGAGTGTTGTTATTTACCTACTCTTTTCACCACCTTTGCAATAATAGCCCATGCAGAGAAGTAAACCCATCCATGCTTCAAAGCCATGGCTGGAACAGCTTCTGTAGTAATCAAGTGATATTCAAGTAGGTTATATGcttggggcacctagctggctcagtcagtagaggcTGTGACTCTTGATCAAGTAGGTTATATGCTTTCCTAAGAGGTCTACTGAGCGTGAAGGGAATGAGGGTAGGACATCAGCCGTAATTCCTACCAAGAGACCACTTAGAAGACCACTTaacaaaatgaatgtttatttatgtttctctaGAGCTTTTggtctagactttttttttttttttttttttcttttttaaatattctgagagagagcacatgcacatgtaggggaggaacagaggggagagaaagaatcccaagcaggctccatgctgtttagcacagagcccaaggaggtattcgaactcatgaaccatgagatcatgacctgagccaaaatcaagggtcagatgcttaaccaactgagccatccaggtgcccctctagccATTCCTTTTACTAGGAAGTTATTATGTCATAGTTTTCCAAATTGTATGCAGTTGATAAGGGATTTTATATGCttgataattaaaaatacagtgctggggtgcctgggtgactcagttaagcatctgactttggctcaggccatgatctcatggtttgtgagttcgagccccacgtcaggctctgctgtcagcactgagcccacttccgatcctctgtctccccctctctctgcccctccctagcttgttctttgtctctcaaaataaacttaaaaaataaataaataaataaataaataaataaataaataaataaatacagtccTGAGTCACCAAGTCAGCTATATACTACTGTTTTTCCGAGGCATTCAGCAGATTTGGTGTACCCATGAACCCACTTCACAAATACCATTCCCATTTATGCTAAAACTGATGTAGATTCAAGTACCTATTAGATTCTAATTCTCTGGTTACATTGccctaggggctcctggctggctcagttgggaaagCATATGATTTTTGATCTTGgtgttgtaagttcaagccccacgttgggcatagaacttactttaaaaattaatcagaggcacgtgggtggctcagttggttaagcatcctactcttgatctcagttcgtgTCCagatcacagggttgtgagttcaagccccacggtgggctccacactggccgTGGAGccgacttttaaaaaaataaaaataaataaatattaattaattttgaacaCTTTACAATGGCTGAGGCGGAACTATGTTTGCTTCTATAAATttactagaaaattttttttaatgtgattcttGAGTTCACAGGACTCAGATGAGGTAGTCTTGACATCAGCAAAAAAAGAAGTACTTCCCTTATATTCTTAAGGACCAAGCAAGAGTAGACAAGTCTTCTACAGTAGTTAAGATAAAGAAACCATCCCCTCAGTAGATGTGGTCAGAAAGATAAATGGATTGTGTGAGACTTGAGCTGGCCTTGAAAGATAGAAGCCCCTGAAGCacagaggagtgggggaggggtcctAGGCAGGGAGAACAGCCTATAGATAGAAATGTGTCTGTGATGTTAGGGAAATAATGGGTAAAGCAAATGTGCCATGGCAAAAAAGTGCCAAAAATAAGATTGGAGATGAAGGGACTAGAATCCCAGGCCTTTGAACTTCCTTGTTTTACAAAACcgttagtaatttttttaacagaaaggtGATACATTCACAGTGATGATTCGGGCTACCATTGGGAAGAGTGAAGTAGAGACAAGTGGCAGGGAATCCAGTTTGGAGTTAATATAATGGGAGTACAAGATGTTGGGATCCTGGACAGAATAGTAGACCAAGAGGGAAAGAATGTGTGTGGAAAATAGCGTAATGGCATGATTGTACTGTTAGTGCTCGGTGGTTAAATGACTgcatatagaaaaagaaaaattaagtaaggATTTGAGGGTCTCAGAGAAATCAGGACCAAACATTTGGGCATTACCTGTGCAGGAGAAATACTTTAAGTGATAAGAATATGAAATCTTTGAGAAGGAGGTTAGAGTCAGAAGACCAAAAGGCATAGAACTAAACCTTGGGGGATAGCCCTCCCTGTAGCCTGGTCCTTAGCTCTGGAGACTCAGAAACATGAGGAGGACGTTGCACAGTCAGTTTCCAACAGTGGCCAATCAATCAAACTCTCAGTACAGTTAAAACCAGGTAGTTAACAGTGGTTGTGATAATTTGGTTCTTTGGGCATCTGCACAGaatattttcttcctggtagGACTTCTCAAGAGACTCAACTCTTTTCTCATGTAATTATTTGGCAAGCAAAGAGAcccaaaaaaaattaagatctttttttctccctattatACCTTTTTGACTTTAgaaataattgcatttaaaaatttgaaatagtaTAGTCTTAGAGAATCCTCTCCACTACACGGTGCTGGACAGTACACTGGTATTCTCACTGCTCGTGGAGGTTTTCAGTTTTCCTCCTGGTCATTAAAGTCTTCTGTCACTGCACCTCCCATGAGGCTACTAGTTCTAGAATTACAGTTATCGTATATTAGGAAatgagatacattttatttttatttatttttttaattttttttttaatgtttatttatttctgagacagagagagacagagcatgaatgggggaagggcagagagagagggagacacagaatcagaagcaggttccagactctgagctgtcagcacagagtctgacgcggggctcgaactcacaaactgtgagatcatgacctgagccaaagtcagtcactcaaccgactgagccacccaggcaccccaaggaaatgAGATACATTTTAAAGTGGCAGATTTCCTTTTACCAcgtggtatttattttttaaaaattttttgtagcgttttatttatttttaagacagacagagcatgagtgggtatggggcagagagagagggagacacagaatctgaagcagactccaggctctgagctgtcagcacagagcccaacacggggctcgaactcacgaactatgagatcatgacctgagccgaagtcagacgctcaaccgactgagccacccaggcacccccccacccccacgccatGTGGTATTGATTTTTAACTTACATTTGGGTCACAGACTGCTTTGAAAATGTAAGGACATGCTATGGCTCATTCCTGGAAAACGCAGCTAGCCGTAAAGTTTTGCGTATCATTTCAGAGGGTTTATAGGTTATTCTCTTGTGTCCCCCAACCTCTGGTTAAGAACTCTGCTATTTTTAGAAGTACTGTAATTTTATCAGGAATAAATCTAGAGATCCTATTTTAAGCTTTGCTGCTTTCAGAAAATTTTACCCAAATGATATAACCCCCATTTATCCATTTAGTACTATTAAATTCGATTactaagtgtgtgtgtttttacttTGGGCTCTGTTGTCCACTATTTAGTGACCTAATAGTCTCACTTAAGTTCAAGATGCTCTTGAGTAGGTGCCAAACATACATTTTTACAGCCTTCTTCCAGCAAAATGAACTTCAACTACTCTATGTTACAATTCTATTATGGTCGACTCAAGAAGAACATTCATACTCATGTATTCTCTTAAGAttatatattctagaaataaatgaattttggaTATCTTTTTATTACCGTAAGATTTGCAATATTATGATTGGCTTCTCTTTGCCCAGAAAATGAACATACTTTTCAATAAAGCCAAGTTCTTCATATCCAGTTTAAGTTGCAGCCTTTCAAGGCTTTTGTATAATTGTCTCCATTATCTGCAAACGGAAGTATTCTGAACAAATAGAttagtagttctcaaactttagcatgtcagaatcacctggagtttGCTAGGACCCAAGACTTTGCCTTTCTTACAACTTTCCAGAACTTGTAAGAAATATATTATACAAGTGTGCTTTTTATTGGGGGCTGTACATGGTAACTAATGTGCCTAGATagcatattcattttcattatattaaaattcatagtCAAAATGAACTTGCTTTCTCCCTGCTCATCTCAAATAGGAGGGACCATTCAGACTTCTCTAGTTGTAAGGGAGACCTAGATTTAATagtttaaattggattattaaaCTATTTTGTATAGCTTGCCATTGGATGGGCCAAGTGTTTAAGGTAGAGTGATACTCACATGTGGCAACCTGGTGCATGACAAATAAGGTTCTTAAGTTGGACTACAAGGTTGACCAGTAGTAggtttctttgagaaaatgacATCGCTACTCTTTGTAAGATATGCACATTATAATAATGGCAGATCTTTGCAGTAGGTGCCAGTCATAATTCTAAATCCTTTCTatgcagtatctcatttaatttttatacaaaCTTGGAAAAAATTTACTCTTAATTACCCTCTTACAAAATGAGTATTAGAGCTTTGAGGGACGAAATAATTGATTCTAATTTATGAACTCAGGGATCAAAGCTAGGTCTGTCTGATCCTGTAGCCCATGTATGTAGCCATGGCCCTGTGCTTAATTATCTTTACAGCACACTCTTCCCTGAAGTGAGCATTTTGTACAGATATCATCATTGTTTCTGGGAACTTAAAATCTCAGACAGAAAATAGCATAAAAGTGCTAGTATTCTCTATTGTCATGATCCTGTTAGCCCTTAGTGAGAACTGCTTATTTCCTTATTGCTGGGTAAATATTTGATTCACTCATAACTCACCTGGTGGTCCTCCTTGTGTCATTTTTATACAAGGGCATTTGCTAGAAGATTTGGTTGATGACTGGGGAGTGGATAAAGTTAACTATCTCATGATTAGCTTCATTAGTAACTTGCTTTAGTCCAGGAGTTCTTAACGTATCTCAGTGAGtctgaattttgtgaaattataTTCAGAATTCTGTGTCTGAAGTCATGCATTTTTGTGATGAgtccatagctttttttttagcCTCTCATAGGGTCTCTGACATCTGTTATCGTTGGCCACATAATATATAGAACGCATCAGGTCTTCTAATAGCTCAGGGGTTCAGACACCAAAGAAAG is a window from the Leopardus geoffroyi isolate Oge1 chromosome A2, O.geoffroyi_Oge1_pat1.0, whole genome shotgun sequence genome containing:
- the CASP2 gene encoding caspase-2 isoform X3, which codes for MAAPSAASRPCLHRKEVMAADRGRRILGVCGMHPDHQEALKKNRVVLAKQLLLSELLEHLLEKDIITLEMREHIQAKVGSFSQNVELLNLLPKRGPQAFNAFCVALRETKQGHLEDLLLTTLSDLQHAIPPLSCDNDWSLPFPMCESCPPHKQLRLSPDAVEHSLDNGDGPPCLQVKPCTPEFYQTHYQLAYRLQSRPRGLALVLSNVHFTGEKDLEFRSGGDVDHSTLVTLFKLLGYKVHVLLDQTAQEMQEKLQNFAQLPAHRVTDSCIVALLSHGVEGGIYGVDGKLLQLQEVFRLFDNASCPNLQNKPKMFFIQACRGGAIGSLGHLLLFTAATASLAL
- the CASP2 gene encoding caspase-2 isoform X1, producing MAAPSAASRPCLHRKEVMAADRGRRILGVCGMHPDHQEALKKNRVVLAKQLLLSELLEHLLEKDIITLEMREHIQAKVGSFSQNVELLNLLPKRGPQAFNAFCVALRETKQGHLEDLLLTTLSDLQHAIPPLSCDNDWSLPFPMCESCPPHKQLRLSPDAVEHSLDNGDGPPCLQVKPCTPEFYQTHYQLAYRLQSRPRGLALVLSNVHFTGEKDLEFRSGGDVDHSTLVTLFKLLGYKVHVLLDQTAQEMQEKLQNFAQLPAHRVTDSCIVALLSHGVEGGIYGVDGKLLQLQEVFRLFDNASCPNLQNKPKMFFIQACRGDETDRGVDQQDGKNRAGSSECEESDDSKELLKTRLPTRSDMICGYACLRGTAAMRNTKRGSWYIEALTQVFSERACDTHVADMLVTVNALIKEREGYAPGTEFHRCKEMSEYCSTLCRHLYLFPGHPPT